In Montipora capricornis isolate CH-2021 chromosome 4, ASM3666992v2, whole genome shotgun sequence, the DNA window ACATGTTCTTTAATATTGCTTTGTTGTAATTTCTCACGGCAATATAAACACAGCTAGTTTgatgtttcctttttctttcatctCGCATTAGATATCACATACCTTTCGAATATTTGCACTTTTTGCATTGTGTTACAAATACAATGACTGATGAAATAACACAAAGAGAAGTCCCAAAAGGAAAATAGTCATTGTGCTAGTTAAATTAATATTTATAAAGTATTCTCTATTGACTATTGTTTCTACGAAAGAATGCTTTGACAAGAATAacagaaaaaattaatttaacagAATTTAAACTTGCCAACTTAGAGTTTCCCCAGCTCACCTCAGTGGAAAATAACCTGGTACCATATAATGCGAAATGATTTGAGAAAAACTCAAAACCAAGCTTTACTCAGGGCAGGAGGATAAATCGGTACATTTATTTCTGCGGATCCAGACTgctcttaaggtggctcaaaccagtttcaacactttcaagagacaaCACATTATCACATAACAACAATGCTAGGCTACCATATGAAACATCGAttgtttccaaacaagatgCGATTGttattgtgacgtaacaagttaccatgaaAACAGGAAATCCCAGCAAAGACAGCCTCTATTTTGGCTTTACTTGCTCAGacagtttcatcttggccttctgatcactttccagcaataagaTATgggcaactaaagccaaaatataggctATTTTTACTGGGCTttcctgtttccatggtaacttaTCATGTCACAAAAAATGgccgcatcttgttcagcaataaatgtttcacatggtaccataactttGCTAATATGTGATACAACTTGGTAGtgccaatccttctaataagaacgttgcttgaaagcgttgaaactgctaagttgagccaccttaaattgtGTCACTGATTACACTCAAGCTCAACTTGTTGTCCATGGAAGATTATCTAGGTCCACATTTCCCCCACACAGTATAACACCCACATTGCTAAGTTCTTGTGCagaaattgttttgaaattttctgATAGCACTGCTGCCACTCCCACTGCCGCAGATGGCTCAATCAAAAGCTTCATTCGCTCCCAGACAAGTCTCATTGCAGACGTGATTTCATCTTCAGTCACTGTTATTACATCAGTCACATATTCACATATGATTGGCCAGGTTAGATACCCAACACTTGTCCTTAAGCCATCAGCTATGGTGTTAGGGGTATCTACAAAGAAGTAACACCTTCTATTtcagcaatgaaaaaaaaaaaaacgaaaggtTGATAACATAACCATTGTGCACTCTTTTTTCCACATGTTGGTTATTTCATGCCTACGCAAAAAGTTGTGCAAGGATGTATAAAGTTATGCACAAAAATGAATGTGAAAGGATGGAAACAGCTGgagaaatataataatatttactGATTTGTGGTGGACCTGTACAGCTCTTTTCAAAGACTTGTATTGCCCCCAtttcacaacccttgttcacgTGTGAGAAAGTTGTCAACAGACCCACCCACCAGTAAAAAGTTGGGAATGGAGATCCTGGTGTTGCCGTGTGACCTATTCTTTCCAGCATACAAGGCTACCTTGGTGTGATTTGGTGTGAAGACACTTGGTGTAAGAGGGCATACTCAGGTACTTGTAAGCAAAAACGGGAATTAAGTGCTGAACGGAGAAACTGAAACAGACGTTGTGAATCTCAGTCTTGTCGGCAAATCTAAATCATGATCCTAGATGGttaaaaaatgatgaaaagtCACCTTGTAAAGGAATCCTCTTCCTTGCAACAAATGACTTTGCACAATCATCAGCATTCAGTGGCTCAGCAGCATATATTTTTATGTGAGGTTTAAGTGCCTTGACTGCAATACAAATTCCACTCAACATTCCACCTCCACTAACAGGGACAACAACTGCATCCAAGGATGGAACCTGCcacacaataggccatttccgagttcatgtctgcctcctcttcaaagcgagtctaagtgcgaagtttttgttatgaaagttagTTGTccttcatatgtaaagtagaactaattaccatcgcAAAAACTTCGCAGCTAGActctctttgaagaggaggcagacatgaactcaaaaattaaatgataaaacaaagaaatgtcaTCAATTACTATAAACCAAGCCCTATCACCTCCCCGGGCTCATGATACACCTGTGAACTTTTATCAGTATGAAAAGCACAGCCTAAACTAGACATTAAGCTAAGCTCCCTTATATTTTTCCTTGTCTCCttacatttttctttgtctCCTTACATTAAGGGCTcacataaaaaattattatttagagGGAAAAATTGAAGAACACTAATATTTTACTAAAGTACCGGTAACTGTTAAAAGAAAGGACGCCACTTGACTGTGAGGTTTAATAATGATAGCAATGATGATAACAAAAGCCCTCCTTTTCAATGAGCCTATTCTGAACCCTTACAACACTGTTTAAACAAAGGGCTTCTTGATGGCATTTTACAGTATGTTGTCTCAGCAAAATATTAATTCCTACAGAAAATTCCTCTTGAAGAGTTAATGTAATCATCACTGTCATTAATTTGACTCTAGGCATGAGAAGATGAAAAGACCTATGAACCAACCTGATTAAGGAATTCAAGAGCAATGGTTCCCTGGCCTGCAATGATGTCAGGGTGATCAAATGGTGGAATGAGATACGAATTTGCTGTCTTTTCAAGGATTTTGTTGGCAGTCAACTCTCTATCCTTAAATAAAACATTATAAAAACTTGTAACAAATAGCAGCAACTTGTGGGGTATGGCTTGCCCAAACGAAAACATTGATTCCCATTTGTTCGCTTGAGTCTTGTTGGACAGGGTTGATATCTACTGTAGATGTGTTTTACTGTCTTTGAATTTTTACATAAACAAACACAAATTCTGTCAGCCAACAGTGAGTAATGTGGAAAAGGAAGCTATTTCTCACGAGACACCTTACAGCACAAGCTGTAGTGGTATATAATGTAATGAACAACGAAAAATAACTTGACAATAATTGTCAGGTTTTTAACATAAATCTATTCTCAAAGATTAGAGagcattttcactttttttacatttaccaTGCCAATTAAATAATTCTCATGACACATAAACTTAattgataaattattttattcagtGCTAATAACTTTTGTCACTGCATTAATACAACGATTCATTCTTTTTCCCATCTCCCCTGATGATGACATCAAGAAAATAATGTTCACCGACAAGTTTCCTATTTATTCAGTTCAACCCAGAACTGACTTGGTGTTTACCTATGAAGAAATAATATGCACCTCAGCTGATACACCACACTCAACAATAGTTGCTCCATAATCCCTGACAGCTGCTTTCTTAACTGGTGGAGCATTTCTTGGCATAGCAATGTATGCTTGAAGTCCCATTGTCTTTGCAGACAGTGCAAGAGCTTGTGCATGATTTCCACTGCTGTGTGTCACAAGTACAGGTTTCTGTTCTGATGGAAGAGATTCTAGCAGCTGCATAACGGCATTCATTGCTCCTCTTATCtggtaaaggaaaggaaaggaaggaaaggatcttatttaagtgtctagttgatttagcgctggagcattaattggggacactgtaaagtgaaattaacaatcaacacaaatcaagtcaaatgttggtttttgaggagaggggaaaccagagtacccggggaaatctctcggtgcagagtagagaaccaacaaactcaacccacatatgacaccgagtcgaggaatcaaacccgggccacattggtggaaggcgagtgctctcaccattgcgccatcCCTGAGTAATGCATAACCCAATTGTTCAGTGGTCTTCAGTGAACAGCAGTTGACCCTGCTTTTGTCATGAAAATCTTTGTTTTCACTTGCATGAAAAGTGCAATGATGTCTCACTCAGAACTCATTAATGTCATCGTGAAGAGATAAACCTTAGATAAGGCACAGAACATGTCAGTACTAGTCACAGAACACTTTCATAAACGGCGAcaacctttacattcttttttatTCATGTTAATTAGGCCTACTATCCTCTTTTTGAACCAAAAACTCTTTTGAAATCTGCTTGTCGGGgcaaggctagaaaggcttattagcagtAAGAGAATAtctatttggccgccattttgaaagaggtctattcaaAGTCCCGATTCTCATTTATCTAACAAAGCActttaaattttcatacctCTTCTCAGTCTGCATACTGGTATCCTGAAAAAATCTTATAATAAGTAATGAGGTAAATCTATTTCATCTCAGTTCTCACCTTAAAAGCTCCAATTTTCTGAAAGAGTTCACATTTgaagtgcaatgctctacccgCTTTATTGTCAAGGGTTGAGCAAGTCATCACAGGAGTTTGGTGTATGTATGGGGCAATTCTTTTTGCTGCTTGTTGAACATGACGAATGGTAATTTTTAACTCCTTGCTTGAGGCTGATGCCATTCTATTTACATGATAGACATAACAGCAAACAGGTAGTATTATTTCCAAATAATATTTAGAAGTAGTAACTTAAAGATTATTATTCTTGGATAATGTTaactataattataatatgCAGATCATTAATGGTAATTCTTAAGAAGGTTGTCAATCACACTTTCTGCCAAATTATAGGAAATTTCCCAGCGCCTTTGACATGAGCTCCTTGATTTGTCAAGTTACAATTTGGTCAGTCTAATAAGCAGACTGCAGACTACGTTACAATTTGGTTTTCATtcgttgaaaaagtggtgaaaTTAAAGGCCTTTGAGCAGAATACGTGATAACACTGCAAAACCAAGGCAATCAAAAAATTACTTAAACAGTTTCACATCCAAATTAATTGTTATCTTAATTACCCCATGCACACTTAACGGTATTATGACCCTGGTTTTGCCACGGGAGAGGATGTTACCGCGCGCCTATATCAGTGGACTAAGTAATTTACGAAACGATTCCTTGACATGATGTCATTGATTTGTCAAGTTGCAattcggtcagtgtaaaacgcagactgcagactgtgttACAACTTGGTTTTCATTCGTTTAAAAAGTGGTGAAATTAAAGGCTTttaagtagtagtagtactttATTTATCCACATTTCACGGATGAGTAAGACTCGTTTTAACGTGAACGTGCCAGATTAACATAAATACAGTACATATCAAGATGGGTAATGATTATAATAAAATAGTAAATTATATAGTAAtgattataataaattaaacaatctaaatatacaatatataaGTAAGAATTACACAATGATATAAGAACCATAATAAAAGAATAAGAAATAAATGAGAATCTGACAATCAATAGCACTAAAAGTAAATCTAGTTACAGAGAATCGCACTATGTGCAAAACGCACAAGCACCTTTCGCTCCGATAGACACGTTGACCTCATCCAGCATTGATTTGAAAATATTAAGAGATGTGGCTCTTCTTACATAGTCAGGTAAATTATTCCGTAGTCTTGAGATGATGTAATGATATGACCTATGCATGAATCTACTATTATAGGTAGGCTGATTTAGTTTACAGAAGCCTCTGAGGTCATATTCATTAATACGAAATAAGAACATCTCCCTAATATTATTCGGTCCCATATTATATAAGCATTTGTAAAATAAGGAGAGAGCATGCGAATATCTGCGATGCTCTAGGGTCTTTAAACCAACATAGTTAAGGAAGTCACCATATGAAGTTAACTTAGCCATGTTCAAAAGGGTTCTAATGGCATACTGATTAGTAAGCTCCAGTTTGTTGGAAAGACCAGATGTCAACCCAACTAAGACTGGAGCACAGTACTCTAGATGTGGTAAAATAAAGGCCTTGTAAATGTTGACCATCACGTCTGAAGGTATGAATTTACGAACTCTCCTAAGAGcactaactttaaaattaacCTTATTACATACAGATTTAATGTGGGCTTTAATTAAAGGATAGCTAGGGAACTGTCAATGGTTAGACCTACAGCAAAACCAAGGCAATCACTAaatttctttaacattttcacaTAAATATAAATTGTTATCTTAATTACCCTTTGCAAGATAAACTCAACCGTATTATGACCCCCTGGTTTTGCCACGGGACAGGACGGTACCGCGCGCGTATATCAGTGGACT includes these proteins:
- the LOC138045081 gene encoding serine racemase-like, whose amino-acid sequence is MASASSKELKITIRHVQQAAKRIAPYIHQTPVMTCSTLDNKAGRALHFKCELFQKIGAFKIRGAMNAVMQLLESLPSEQKPVLVTHSSGNHAQALALSAKTMGLQAYIAMPRNAPPVKKAAVRDYGATIVECGVSAEDRELTANKILEKTANSYLIPPFDHPDIIAGQGTIALEFLNQVPSLDAVVVPVSGGGMLSGICIAVKALKPHIKIYAAEPLNADDCAKSFVARKRIPLQDTPNTIADGLRTSVGYLTWPIICEYVTDVITVTEDEITSAMRLVWERMKLLIEPSAAVGVAAVLSENFKTISAQELSNVGVILCGGNVDLDNLPWTTS